In a single window of the Gossypium hirsutum isolate 1008001.06 chromosome D02, Gossypium_hirsutum_v2.1, whole genome shotgun sequence genome:
- the LOC107909582 gene encoding homeobox-leucine zipper protein HAT5 isoform X2 yields MEYEYVNGGDDLDGSCQPAGVKKRRLTATQVEFLERSFEVENKLESDRKLRLAKELGLQPRQVAIWFQNRRARSKNKQLEKDYDSLRATFDKLKADFDNLLKEKDDLKNQVLALKEKLLIKEKGMENLGSVEAIHSSNDEPQKPNPDASHVPLLACKQEEACSAKSDVFDSDSPHYTDGHGYHSSFIEPTDSSNVFEPDQSDEEDDLSKSLLHPPLFFPKFDCYYDAPATSCNFSLPVEDQSFWSSLY; encoded by the exons ATGGAGTATGAGTATGTTAATGGAGGAGATGATTTGGATGGATCGTGTCAGCCAGCAGGTGTAAAGAAAAGGCGGCTAACGGCGACTCAGGTTGAGTTTCTTGAGAGGAGCTTTGAGGTTGAAAACAAACTTGAATCAGACAGGAAATTGCGACTAGCAAAAGAACTTGGGCTCCAGCCCCGGCAAGTAGCTATTTGGTTTCAAAATCGGCGTGCTCGATCTAAGAACAAACAACTGGAAAAAGACTATGATTCACTCAGAGCTACCTTCGATAAGCTCAAGGCTGACTTCGACAATCTCCTTAAGGAGAAAGATGATTTAAAAAATCAG GTGCTTGCACTCAAAGAGAAGCTGCTTATTAAAGAGAAAGGGATGGAAAATCTGGGATCTGTCGAAGCCATACATTCGTCCAATGATGAACCTCAAAAACCCAATCCAGATGCATCCCATGTGCCATTGCTGGCCTGTAAACAGGAAGAAGCATGTTCGGCTAAAAGTGATGTTTTTGACTCGGACAGCCCACACTATACCGATGGCCATGGGTATCATTCCTCATTCATAGAGCCTACGGATTCCTCTAACGTTTTCGAACCGGATCAATCAGACGAAGAAGATGATCTCAGCAAAAGCCTTCTGCATCCACCATTGTTCTTCCCAAAATTCGATTGTTACTATGATGCACCTGCCACTTCTTGTAATTTTTCATTACCGGTGGAAGATCAGTCGTTTTGGTCATCCCTTTACTAA
- the LOC107909582 gene encoding homeobox-leucine zipper protein HAT5 isoform X1: MEPLWTPSSTSSVLQGEKPVMEYEYVNGGDDLDGSCQPAGVKKRRLTATQVEFLERSFEVENKLESDRKLRLAKELGLQPRQVAIWFQNRRARSKNKQLEKDYDSLRATFDKLKADFDNLLKEKDDLKNQVLALKEKLLIKEKGMENLGSVEAIHSSNDEPQKPNPDASHVPLLACKQEEACSAKSDVFDSDSPHYTDGHGYHSSFIEPTDSSNVFEPDQSDEEDDLSKSLLHPPLFFPKFDCYYDAPATSCNFSLPVEDQSFWSSLY, from the exons ATGGAGCCTTTATGGACACCCTCCTCAACTTCCTCTGTTCTCCAGG GTGAGAAGCCAGTCATGGAGTATGAGTATGTTAATGGAGGAGATGATTTGGATGGATCGTGTCAGCCAGCAGGTGTAAAGAAAAGGCGGCTAACGGCGACTCAGGTTGAGTTTCTTGAGAGGAGCTTTGAGGTTGAAAACAAACTTGAATCAGACAGGAAATTGCGACTAGCAAAAGAACTTGGGCTCCAGCCCCGGCAAGTAGCTATTTGGTTTCAAAATCGGCGTGCTCGATCTAAGAACAAACAACTGGAAAAAGACTATGATTCACTCAGAGCTACCTTCGATAAGCTCAAGGCTGACTTCGACAATCTCCTTAAGGAGAAAGATGATTTAAAAAATCAG GTGCTTGCACTCAAAGAGAAGCTGCTTATTAAAGAGAAAGGGATGGAAAATCTGGGATCTGTCGAAGCCATACATTCGTCCAATGATGAACCTCAAAAACCCAATCCAGATGCATCCCATGTGCCATTGCTGGCCTGTAAACAGGAAGAAGCATGTTCGGCTAAAAGTGATGTTTTTGACTCGGACAGCCCACACTATACCGATGGCCATGGGTATCATTCCTCATTCATAGAGCCTACGGATTCCTCTAACGTTTTCGAACCGGATCAATCAGACGAAGAAGATGATCTCAGCAAAAGCCTTCTGCATCCACCATTGTTCTTCCCAAAATTCGATTGTTACTATGATGCACCTGCCACTTCTTGTAATTTTTCATTACCGGTGGAAGATCAGTCGTTTTGGTCATCCCTTTACTAA